The proteins below come from a single Eremothecium sinecaudum strain ATCC 58844 chromosome II, complete sequence genomic window:
- the TAH18 gene encoding NAPDH-dependent diflavin reductase (Syntenic homolog of Ashbya gossypii ADL306C; Syntenic homolog of Saccharomyces cerevisiae YPR048W (TAH18)), which yields MSSKRIAIIYGSETGNGHDFATILSHKLTRLHFPHALTTIGDYNPKDLLNCRHLFIICSTTGQGVLPRNARESIKGDSKGTLWAFLKKKNLPSDFLNHLDVALLGLGDSSYSRFNYAIRKLHKRIVEQLGAKELFPHLEADDAGLAGSSAGSGTGVEAVYLEYEKRILSFLTEIYPTRTLKGIVIKRESIPDEVYLRPATWLAIDDGQGVPSKQVTFSGDETVKFGKITANKRITAEDHFQDVRHFVFQAQDDTPYYAGDTVSIYPNNLEREIALFIETQPHWREVIDKPLKICGDDGARRIFDGGLVQPLTLRNLLKYHCSILSIPTRVFFMKIWTFATNKNINGGEQQFLDQREKLKQFAFSEDQQDLYDYCNRPRRSILEVLCDFESLKLPWEFVLDYLPAIKPRFFSISGSPCNRNIELTVAIVRYKTILRRVRRGLCTSYMSQLRTNDTVRYKIQNNDLLGSKIEKDHPIIMISPGVGIAPIMCVIRSNMFKEMLLFFGNRYKNKDFLYRETLEKWHDEQRIKLYACFSRCPQDSPGLKYVQDSLWKNWQEVADLIVNRNAVIYLCGSSGKMPIQVRLTIAEILKKSGFFSGDKEAELYLKEMEKNDRYLQETW from the coding sequence ATGTCCTCGAAGAGGATTGCTATCATTTATGGATCTGAAACTGGTAATGGTCATGATTTCGCTACTATTCTATCCCATAAATTGACTAGGTTACATTTCCCCCACGCTTTAACTACAATCGGTGATTATAATCCGAAAGATCTTCTAAATTGTAGGCATCTTTTTATAATTTGCTCGACTACAGGTCAAGGTGTGTTGCCCAGGAATGCTAGAGAATCAATTAAAGGTGATAGCAAAGGTACTTTATGGGCGTTTCTAAAGAAAAAGAATCTCCCCTCAGACTTCTTAAACCACTTGGATGTTGCTCTTTTAGGGTTAGGAGATTCCTCTTATTCAAGGTTCAATTATGCTATACGTAAGCTGCATAAGCGGATTGTCGAGCAGTTAGGCGCCAAGGAATTATTCCCCCATCTAGAAGCCGATGATGCCGGATTGGCAGGTAGCAGCGCAGGCTCCGGAACAGGTGTTGAAGCTGTATACTTAGAATATGAGAAGCGAATTCTTAGCTTTTTAACTGAGATATACCCTACTAGGACTCTGAAAGGTATCGTAATAAAACGTGAATCTATACCCGATGAGGTATACTTACGTCCTGCAACATGGTTGGCCATCGATGATGGACAAGGTGTCCCATCCAAACAAGTTACGTTTTCGGGTGATGAAACGGTGAAGTTTGGTAAAATTACGGCTAATAAGCGAATTACAGCTGAGGACCATTTCCAAGATGTTCGCCATTTTGTATTCCAAGCGCAGGACGATACGCCCTATTACGCTGGTGATACGGTTTCTATATATCCTAATAATTTGGAGAGAGAAATAGCGCTATTTATTGAGACGCAACCTCATTGGAGGGAAGTCATTGATAAACCGCTGAAGATATGTGGTGACGACGGAGCTAGAAGGATCTTCGATGGAGGTCTAGTTCAACCTTTAACTTTAAGGAATTTATTGAAATATCACTGCAGCATCCTCTCGATTCCAACTAGGGTCTTTTTTATGAAGATATGGACATTTGCAACTAATAAAAACATAAATGGTGGAGAACAACAATTTTTAGATCAACGTGAGAAGTTGAAGCAGTTTGCTTTTAGCGAGGATCAGCAGGATTTGTATGACTACTGTAATCGCCCTAGAAGGTCGATTTTGGAGGTATTATGCGATTTTGAGTCTTTAAAACTGCCTTGGGAGTTTGTGCTTGACTACCTTCCAGCAATTAAGCCGCGGTTCTTTTCTATCTCTGGGTCACCGTGTAATAGGAACATAGAGCTGACAGTAGCAATTGTTCGTTATAAAACTATCCTAAGAAGAGTTAGAAGGGGTCTTTGTACTTCATATATGTCTCAACTAAGGACAAATGATACAGTTCGTTATAAAATCCAAAACAATGACTTATTAGGATCAAAGATAGAAAAAGATCATCCTATCATAATGATTTCTCCAGGCGTTGGTATTGCACCGATCATGTGTGTAATTCGTTCTAATATGTTCAAGGAAATGTTGTTGTTCTTTGGTAACAGATATAAGAATAAGGACTTCCTCTATCGAGAGACCTTGGAAAAATGGCATGATGAACAGAGGATAAAGTTGTATGCCTGTTTCTCTCGTTGTCCTCAGGATTCTCCAGGATTGAAATATGTCCAAGATTCTCTCTGGAAGAATTGGCAGGAAGTAGCTGATCTCATTGTGAACCGAAATGCTGTTATATACTTATGTGGTTCATCAGGAAAGATGCCTATCCAAGTTCGGCTGACTATTGCTGAAATATTGAAAAAGTCCGGCTTCTTCTCTGGCGACAAAGAAGCTGAGCTGTACTTAAAAGAAATGGAGAAAAACGACCGATACTTGCAAGAGACATGGTGA